The genomic window aaaaaagcacatttagcAGAGATATTATATTTTCGTATAGAATAGATTGATGAATCAGTAAGGCTTATATCTCCTGTTTTGTGTGAAACTCAGGATTGCTTAGTTACACTGGGCCTCAAACAGACAGACCTTTGCTGGCCAACAGAGAAGAACATAAGGCTTGTGATGAAGAGAGggctgagaaaaacaacaaggcaGAAGAGAAGCCACAGGTGGAGGCAAAAGTTGAGCTTCATGCCAGCTCCTCACTAGACGAGCATATCATCGAGTACCTTCCACCTGCCGTGCACAAAGGTAAGATTTCACTCAACCTGACAGTGTACCATTTTTATTAGATCTATTTACAGTTTGTGTGAAAGTCTTCAGcagcctttgttttgttttgttttgttcttctctTCATTAACATCTGACTTTTTTAAGGTTTAAAGCAATTCTTAAACATGTTCTCGAGtccttttttaagtttttattgcagccattgcaaaaacacatttccagtAAAGTTTATGTATCCGACTGCTGACCCTGAAcgtttttgtttgcttgcttaTTGTGGTACTTAATATACTTCTTATTAAGCGcatgtcaatttttttctaatgaacAAATTAGCTCTTTCCAGCACTTTGTTATACATGTCTTTGTAGATggaaaaacattgtattttctgtaGAGGTTCCAACTGGACAAGAATCCCATATACATATCAAAACTGGTTTTGTACGTCAACTTTAAGTTTTATAATCGTTCCATCCAAAACAAAGCTATCGTAAATGCTGCTAAAAATGTGTAGGCTATGCTTAAAAGTCTCTGCAAAGAGTGATCTATACCGGTTCTGCCAAGAAGACGTGAGGTCAAGCTGGGACTTGTGTATGAATATACTTAAGCTGGtgtgaaatgaagaaaattcaCAAGAAATTCATCCAATTAGGCAcccaagtatttatttattttttaaaattaatttgtgttATCCATCCACCTTGAGAAAAGAATGTTTCAGATGCAAAATTAAAGCCCCAAAGTTAACAACGTTGGAAAATTATATTCACTAAACGTGAATATAACTTACGAGTCATGTGAAATTCTTTAACTTCTGCGTGTTTGGCGCCCCCTGCAGCTCTACTGGAGGCCTGCCTGGAGAGGAGGAGCCTGGTGCAGTCTCTGGGCAACCTGCTCCCTTTCAGGATGGCATCAGCCCTGATGCTCCCCTACACTCTGCCTCTGGAGTCTGCCGTGTCCTTGACTCTCAGGTGATGTGTGACTTCATCACATCACACCCCCATTCCCACTGTTTCTGATAGTGTTGTACGTGTCTGCTTATATGTTTCGTAACAGAAGCCATTTTTCAGGAAACAACGTTTTTAAAGTATTGAAACGGCTTTGAAGTTTGAAAGATTTGAAGTTTATTTCATCCACTTTTTGTGTGGTCATTATTTTCACCCCTTATGAAAATTGGTAAAAGGCTGCAAGATTAACTTCCTTCTTGTAATGTAGAGGCTTAATATCACACTGAACactaagaaaaatacaactattaactgaaatgtgctttttcaTTGTCACAGCTGCAACAGTTATTGGCACCAATAGcaatattactttattcttcttttttttctttttttttttttttttataatttcacagtttttatgaACTTATCAATTAGTAATCCCTGAGTTACTATTCCTCTGATACAGTTGCCCTTTTCTCTCACCTCACAATGAAAAAGACAGCCAAATATCTCATTCTCAATTTGCAAATGTGTGTTAAGGTGATAAAggctaaaagaaaaatgttaattccATACATTTGTCCATATTTAAACTCATCTTcgcaattgctatgtttaaaaCAATTGGAACTGGCACAAACGTGGTTGGATGAAGACCTGAACTTTTCCTGAAACCATGAACAGTGAggactgcacaaaaatggcatCTCTTCATCACCAGGTCTCTTAACTTAACTTTACTTCAAGACTTCACCAGGTGCACCATTTTGATAGTTGAGGGCAATGTTTATCGCCGTTCCTGGGGATGCTTACGCTGTGCGCCGACTGATGATGATGTCTTCCATGTGCAGGCTTCTGGAGTGGCTTCCAGATGTGCAGGAGGATGTGGGCTGGATCCGAGAGCAGATAGTGAAAATCCTGCAGCGTCTTCTGCATCAGGCTTCCAGAAACTTCTCGCAGCACGTGTCTGCCAGGTACTTCATGAAACAGACTCGGTTACAGTCGCAGCCTAATGTTGCGTAACATGTCAGGCATGTCTGTACACACCTGACTGACAGAGGCTGCTCTCGGCAGCATTTGATCTTGGCAGGATTTCAGCTTTGCAGGGTTTGCAGAAGCATATCATTTTAGCCGTTTGAGGGTGGCAGGAACTCAAAGTATGTCAACAATCACGCCGACACCGAATGAGAAATAGTTGCGTTTTTGCACATCCTGCCGTCACTACATTAGATTTAGACAGTAAACATACTATTTTAGTtgtatgttaaaataaatcttgcaAAACTATGCTCCTTTAAAGAGGTAATCCAAAGGAGTTCAGAGtttctgtgtagtttttttttttttttttgctgaaaagcaaaacatggcACTTTGTGAATAAACTTAGCTCAGCACGAACCTTTTCTCAACATGTagttataataatatattttcttttgtatttatttacaatcatttgagctgatttttcatttgcaATCTTTTCTAATAGGCTGTTCTGCCACCTGGAGCTGCACCATTACAGGTACCTCCCATCCAAGCCCAGCTCCAGCAACCTCTTTCCTGCCTGGATGAACAGCAGCGGCTCTTCAATGCAGGACGTGTTCGACCGGTACAAGAACCGGTTGCTGTCTGGGGTTCTCTGCATCGACATGGACCTGCAAGGCTCCTTCAAAACCGGTCGGATCCCACCAGAGACCAGCCGCGTGGCCAGCTTTTTCCAGCAAGACTTTGCAGAATGCaaaggttattttaataatcctCAAGGTGGCAAACCTGCTAAACCTCTGAGCAGATCTAAGAGCTTTTGGTAGGCTTCAGCTGTGATCACAATCCTGATCCAGGAAGAGTGAAAAGCAAAACTAGGGCTAAACACTAAGATATGTTAAAGTGGCGATGTTGATATTGCATTTGAAATGCAGTCAGCTGCTTTGTGTAAGTACTTTGGAAAAGAATTCATACATCCCTTAAGtttacaccaacacaaagtgcatacctgtgaaatggaagaaaaatgaatgtttttcactttttatctcCAATCAAAAATACGAGAATAGCATGTGTTTGTAGTCAGCCCTGCTGGAGCCACGTCTCACTGTATGTACACCTGGAAGCGTTTCGTGATACGTCTCTAACAGCGTTAGATATTGAGAGACTGACATTTTCACCCATTCGTCAACCTCAGTCAGAATGAATGGAAAGGGAACGTGAAAAGCAAGTCTTCCCTCAACTTCCCAACCAAAtttaggcctggactttgactgggcctttCCAATACATAAATATGTTCCAGTTTCAGGTCTAACACATcctctaacatgttttcttcaagGATAGCCCAGTTTTACAACTTATGACCTGCTTTCTTATCCTGGTGGAATAGAAGCATCTCCACATCCTGTTACTGCAATGTTTCACTGTCTggatgatgtgttcagggtTATTGGCAGTGTTAGTTCTCTGCcacacagtgttttttgttgttgttttgtttttgtttttttctttccaaatgcATGcggcatgccacacttttcagatatttaattgtaaataatctcaaaagccatgcatccattttctttcacttatGGAAGACTGTTTCATTTTCTACTTAAAATTCCAAAAACTACAGCGAGGTGTAAGGCGTGGCAAAAATCTACAAAACTTCAAGAAccataaatagttttttaaagcACAGGCACGCTTACAGGGTGTTCGACGATTTTGGACCGATGCCTGAGTCAGAAATAAGCCATTAGATTCAGGCATTCATGGAGTATTACATCAATGGAAGCACACTTAAAATTTGCACAGTTAGTCAGTCATGCACAAACTTGAATTACAGGATGTTACAAAGATTtagcacagtaaaaaaaaaaaaaaatgtgttgatggTTTTAGTGGAAGGCAGTCAGCCACAAAGTGAAGCAGCATTTTCCTGCCTGCAATTACTTTTGGCTCACAGGAAGCACTGGAGATAACGGAAAACATTAGAGTTGGTTTGTTAGAAGCAGTTACTCCATTTGTGTGATGCAATTTCCAATGCACTATGTTTAAAGAAAgcttactttgttttttataaatgtactAATGTAAATGGCTAAAACAAATTGATGTGTATGCAGTACATGAACGTACTGTAGTGGTCATGTATATTTCCAATCatactttttgtgattttttattgttcttttttttcactgcttCTTActttagttaattattttaaaatatgttttgtattttgttcagTGTCAATCATTTGTTTCTGTACTTCTCATATTCTACTTATTAAGTAACCAAGCTCTTTAAGTACTCTTCATGTACAGTGTGTTTCGTTTTAATCGAGCTATAAGAACATTTGATTTGCTAAAAgcttatatgtttttttccaactcAATGTAATGTGCTGAATTTGTCACCAGGTGTCATCATGTTTAGAGTTTGTGATCATAAAATAAACTGGTAATCCCCATGATAACTATAACTCTGTTAAACAACAACAGATAAAACGTCCTTCTTATGACAAGACAAACAGGAGCAGCAGTAGGCATATGCTGCAAATCATCCAAGTTTAATTATAAACTACAGAGGACTTTTCACTGTTTGTGGTTTAGGATTGGCATAAACTGTGTTTGTAACTGTAATGGCAATGAagtagaaaattacaaaaatgtcaagtagtaaaaaaggaaaacaggaaaaagtagTTTTTCATGCACCAAATTTAGACTCGGGTTTATTCCCCTGACCTCTAAAACCACTGTAGGTTTGGATTGCAACACTAGATATTTGTGGGTTTCTAGCAATTCAGTCAGTTAAAAGAAAGTTAAACTACATTTATCATTCCTCCATTATAAACCACATATTAACATGCAATTTAGCACGAAGCATACATTTTGCAAAGTACTTTTTTAGGTGTTTCACCTTTTTCActtctgaagtttttgttttaataattatctttgttgtcatattttgtgtaagaaaaaagttattattttgaTGTGACTTTAACAGTAGCAACATCTGTCCATCCTTGCTCACTTCTAAGGGCAATTTAGACCAAACTGTTATGCCGTGGACTGTAGGAGGCAGCCAGAATACATGGAGAGTCCTAGACATGCATGCACACCCTGGAATCTGGACATGTCGCCAATCACAAGGCCACACAGAAAAGCACAACTATGCACACACGCATCTAAGAGCATTTCAGAGAGACCATTAAATTTAACAGTCATGGTTTTGGGCTgtgaggaagctggagtacctagAGAGAACCCCCGCATGTGAACACCATGCAGAAAGAGCCCAGGATGGGATTTGAGCCCAGGACTCAAGCACTTTTGCCTTGCAACAAGGCAAAAGTGCTACCAACTGCGAcattttgcagtgttttataGAAAATGAGATGAAAGTGTGTCCattctaattattttagatttagtATTAAATGGGCTCAAAGGTGGCTAGGTGtcgttaaaaaacattttgttaagtGCTGAAGCTGAAGCAGCGAATTTGAAGCCAATTTGTGTTGCAGTAAGTAAATTCCGAGCCAACCCTGAAGGCACCAGGGGGCTGCCGCTTAAGTTCCCAGCGAAGTTTGCGGTTTCAATTGTAGAGGTCGTCCACCAGGTGGCGCAGCTCGGGCAGTGAGTGAGAAGGCTCGATCTAAACACCGCACTCCGCTGCTTCTCCTCCTCGTACCATGAGCTGAATCTGTCCGGGGACACACCAGGGGGAAGATGGCGGCCACTGACCATTCCCGGTCCGAAGCTGCCAAACAGCGACGGCAGGATCAGCTCCAGCGATGGCTGGGCTCGGAAACGGAACAGACGGGGTCGGAGACTCGGAAAACCACGGGCGGTTCTGGGACGCGGCGGGCGAAAGTGCAGTTCGCGCAGGGAGCCGTGTTTATGGCCGCCTGCTCCGCCGGCGACCGGGAGGAGGTGGCGGCGCTACTCCGACAAGGAGCTGACATCAACCACGCCAACGTTGACGGGCTGACAGCGCTTCACCAGGTGGGCAGTTTTTACCTTTCTGTCTGGTATCAGGAcacaaaatgtgtctttttttttgcaggcgTTCGATTGTCTCTAAACTAACCGCGACGTTGATCCGTTAATGAGCCTCACAGAATGAGGCGTTCAGGTTATCTAGCTCGTTAGGTGAAATGTGTTGCTTTCTAGGAAGCAAAGTAAACGTTTGCTTAACATTTACCGCAGCAGGTTCTGCAGCTTCATCGGAATGCTTGGATTTGTTCAGGGAGGTTTAGGCAGAATTTCTGGCCTGTGTGTGGATTGTCACAGTTTCTTTACTTTAGCTTGACACGTCCaccttatttttttcccttggtTAGTTCAATacttcttgctttgttttttttgttgttgttgttgttttataccACACAGTAAAATGAGGTCATATCAATGTTGCTGGGATGACATTCTTTTTTTATAGACGCAGTCTAGCAAGGCTGAGGCAGACACTCCCTGTGTAGTGATATATTGTAATAATCTAGTGAACAAACAGGTCCTGGtgtagaaaaactaaaactacagcAGGAGGGGTaggaaattatttcaaaagttgCAGTTCATAGATTCAGcatgtatattattttattgtatttatttttactagaTTTGTTCCATTGAGATCATACAActtatttgcaaaatagtttAGTCTAGGTTGTTTTTAGATGGACAACAATAATGGACTAAGAATGAAGCCTTGTGGAACCCCTTTTGCCAGTTTGGCTCGTTATATCTGAACCATCTTGGTTCTGTCTTCAAGCTAATTTGCAAACCCTCCAACtgcttgtttaaaaacaaaactggtatCAGAGGCGTTTGAGGAATCCAGTTGCATAGAAAGAtggcactgttttttttatcaagggCTTTTTTAAGGGTATTGATGGTTTTTATAGGAGCAGTAGACGTGCCATGATCTTCAGGAAAACATGTATTGTGTGACGAGGGAATTAAGCTAGCtatatattgtttttctcatcCACTGACCGAGGATTACTGCTCTTAGAGATGTTTCTGTCTTCCGTCTTCAACTTCAGAGACCCTCCCTCCTTTCTACTTCAGTGTCATCAGTGGGCTGCATTCTGGACATCATCACTGTCACACAAACCTTCTGTGATGCTGCATTTCCTCTTCATTTATAACACAGGGTGTCAAACACGTCGTCGTCTCATTACGCAAGCTGAAGACGAAGCCAGCGAGTGTCATATGTGATATTTAAGAAGatgtaaacattgtttttcttccccccaTATTTGAGGCTCGCAAAAGAGCTGCAAACGCTCCAGTGGGACTTTTTTGTGAACGCAATTAAGCTTATTATAGTTTTTTAcctatagtttttgttttttgtttagtttttggatttttttcgcctttgttttgttgtaagtCATTATTTGTTCCCAAAGACAAGCTTCCAAGCTCACTGTTTGTGTTCCGCTGAGATGATTTTCAAATCCAAACTTGGCCTCACCTGATGACAGTGAACCAAGCCAGAAGACACACAATGAAATCAATACTCCCATGTTTGCCCCAAAATGCTTGATACAATTTAGATAGAAATAACTAAACTTGTAAGAGTCAAAGTTCATCTCCTCTGTTTTCTTCAGCTTGTGTGACTTGAGGGTCACCAGAGTCAAATTCTGGCCCATGCAACGTGGAATcctcttttaatttaaatgcaacttgAATGCTTCAGAGTCATTATTTGTCAAATGTTGGTTCTCCTTCACACCATTTAATGAAATGTGATCTCTGactcaaataaacacaaagaagaaccagaagtttgtttttacactggCCGAAAATGCTGATGTGTGTTTGTTATGGGGAGGGCGACGCTCTATTGGGTATTATATTTAAGGAAGTGGTAGTAACCCCAAGATAAAAGTTTTGTGAAGCGTTCCTGTTTTAGTTTGATCCCCATGTGGTACCCAAGTGAGGTTTTTATCCATCCCCCCATCCCGTTCCTCCCCTGTTGCTCATCTGTTGCCTGGCAACTTGAATCAAATATAGGCCTACTCTTTCCAAACTTTCCATCCTCACCAACCAAAGACTTTCTCCACAACACcgtctttctcctcctcctcctccgactGCCTTGCGCgctctttctcttcctcctccctctctgccaGTTCCCTGTGGAAGAGACTTCGGGGATTTCAGatgaagaaatggaaaacattcCTCAAACAGcacaagctgctgctgtcaaAGGCGATTTCCACAATGAGTCACTTGATGACTTGGAGAAAGACTCCGCTTGGAGGGTCTGCGCTCACCTCTGAAGCCTTCAGAGGGGCAAGAAGTGCCCTCTGTTCTTTCATTCAGCTACTTGTTCGGATACCACTCCCACCAAACAGACACACATCCCTCAGTAGTGGGTGAATAAAGCTTTTTGGCACCGCTTGCAAGCGTCATCTTCTTTTCTTACAACAAGCACATTTTgatccccccccacccccaacctGGTTTCCCGCTAATTGTCTCATATTGCGAGGAACGAAGGAAGGCCTGTAGCGGCTTTGCGATTAGTTGATTTAGACCAAAAGCAAAGCCTCTTAGGTAGCTTAAGTCACTCCTGGAGGGGAACGGCTCTGTGTGAGGCTTTAGCATCATGTAAACACTCTCATTACTCTCCACTCAGTTTGAGGAGTTATAATTACTGATGTTGATGTGACGGCATTTACTTCAGGTTGGCAAATTCTGTTATCcacatccaaataaataaagagaaggaggaggttTCTCGGCAGCAACTGCCAGAAAAAATGTCCCCAGAAGACGATTCCCTATTCTTTTCTCAGCCCACCGGTTGATATGTGTGGCTTCCATTTAAACGTCTTGACTTCTATATCTATCATGTTCAAACTTACTGCGGGCAtttctgttgtcatggtgattAATTGTCATGACCTTTGAGATCTCTTAACTTCTCATCTGAGGCTGGGAGAAGATCAAAATGTCACTTGTTCATGAGTGAACATTTGCAAGGCTAACGGCATCCTCGTGTCTtcgctgtttttgttttgctttgtgatGTCAAGCTATTTTTAAGCAGAGCAGCCTATGTATGGGCTTAGAAAACTTTGAGAATGCATCTGTGGGGTGCGAAGGCTTCTCCTAGAGACCGGAGCGGTCACAACTTCCTGTGTGGTCAGCGCTACAAGGATCAGTCAACAAGTGAAATAAGTTGATCCTTATTCATCGTTTTTGgttgttgtcttttattttggatatttaaaataacttccagttccagtgttggCTGTTCTGTGCAAAATTAGTGTTTATTAGTCTCTTGCACTTGCATTATCGTGCAAATATCAATATATCATTTGAAAATGAGCTCAAAAACCCAATGCTATTGTTTATTGcgataatttctgggacaatttatcgttcAGTAAAATGTGTGATTGTGACAAACAGACTTATTTTCGTAATGACattataaatatgtttcttataaaggaaaaaaatgctaTCTTTTCTCATCAATCATTGTGAAGCTCCTGCTCAGTCTTAGATTGTGAACAATTTTGTTCCATTCAGCTTTGACCAGCTTCACTGtttttgctgaagaaaagtttccccacagcatgatgctgccaccaccatgtttcacaatcGGGATGATGTGAAGTGTTATTCCTTCACAGATTTTCATGGGCTTTCTCTCAGCAGCacatttcttccttccactgGTCCGTAAAGGCCAGATTAATTGTATTAATCGTGataaatcaattattgaaaCAATCGTCAACTTATTTAGTGATAGTTTAACTAGAGTATAAATGATCAGAAAAGGCCAGTTGTTGAAAGAACAAGATCTTCAAAGCAGTAATTtagagaaaactgcaaaaatatatacatttcgcCTTAACGATAAAAAaatctacccagaactcctcaggttgtttaatttttacttcacctggttcaaactttgtaaaaaaaaaccgaCTTATATTGAGCACCTATTGCTGTCATTTTATTAACTTATAAACCCCAAAAGACAGTGAACAGAAAGGGCTAAGGTTAACACTTTGTTgttagtgttttttatttttttgcttcaaatgatCAAGCATACGCTAAAGGGATACTTTCTTATTTCAGTTCagctaataaaatgttaaaaggaatttgattttttttatttgtgttttttatgtatttccaATAATAGTCGttaaatggaaaaatctgaagaatatgccattttttaaatccaattaattgtAAGAATAATTGACAGAAAAATCAATTGCTAAAACAAtttagttgcagccctagttTACAGGTCTCATACTCTTTCTCATCAATTAATTTACCAACTAGTGGACGTTATTGTGATGAGGTGTCTTTAAATTCTtgcagtatattttattttgaggtgaaaaacaggaaaaaggtGAAGgggagtgaatatttttgcaaggcaccgcATGTAGGCTGTCTcatctatgtttttatttctacatgaCGACAGAGTTCTTGTTCCTGGGGCTGGTTGAACCCTTTTGCAGTGCCAATTTCTGACTCATTgctaagacaaaaaaacagctgactAACATTAAAACGCCTTAATCTGGTCTCTCTATTCAGCTGTTTGCCACTTTTTGTGTCACTACAATTCATTTGGATGCATATACAATCAGTCGggtagaaaaaacaaagtaaggGGCCCCCTTTTTTGGAAAATCAAGATCTGCCTCAGGTGTTCTCAGTTGGCAAATGCATGAGGAGCGCTGTGAGAAGAAGTAACAAATCTTGATTTTCTTGCTAATGGATACACAGTGCTGCACAGAGAAACTTGCACTCAGTTGCTTAAAGCAGGAGAAAATGTCACATGTAAATATTGGATTGGACCTGAAAGGAGCCACTCTGTGACAGGACTGGGTCATAGCAgcccagagctgctgcttctgtagGAAACTCCCTGTCTCAGATATCCTCTTTCCATCAAAACCGATCATCATTGTGATGCTTGTGTGGACTAAAGGCATGCCCGAGTTGGCCAACAAAAGAGGCAGCTACTGCAGGTTCGTACAATGGAAAGGTTTGTGACAGTTTTATTGGAACGGTTCCACGGAAAAGCACTAcattggagtttttttttttttttttttttttttttttttttatgggtaaACAAGTCCGTACTGCAAGTTAGAGCACAGTTCAGTGGAAGAagaatcctgttttttttttgttttgttttttacatcacaTGGTGTGAAACTAAGGTGTGTAATATTTGTCACCTGGTGAGGCATTCAGTGCGGCATGTAGGTGTGGCTCGCAGATCAGCCGCTGCATCCAATAACCTGTGCAGAGGAAGTCATGTGATCTCTGGTAGATTATATTTCATTATTGCTCATTTACGTCATCAGCGGTTAATGATGGAAAAACTCTCCAACTCGTCATCTCTGACCACAACTCCACCTTAAACACTCATTATTTACTAGTCAGGTAATTCAACAAAATATCTATTAGGTAATTTGCCCATTTAGTGAACAGtcatcatatttttgtttatcaaaaaaataatcactttgaactttaatttaaaactgttgtgaaataaatgtaaataattattcaGTCTATTTTTCTCAGGTTTCTTTTCTATTGGACTACAGAGTACACAGTTAAAAgtacacactttttttttctaaaatcaaagcaataccaacatttaaaaatactttgaatacTACCCTCTACCCCATCATAGAGGGTCCATGATCTGCACAATAGcaaagcaagaaataaaatgttttacgaacACCTGAAACAAGATGGACACAGTCGCGTAATGAAATGCATATAGTTAGTTGAACAGAAGACCTTTATACTTTGCAACTGGACACATTTTCGTCATGCATTTCTTCTCTTCTACCGTGTTTTAAGAAGAGAAATGTTGGACTACACAAGGGCACAGTAAAACACATGATAAGCGCAAGGAAAATGTAACAACCACAGTCTTAAAGTACTCTTTAGTAATATGATCCACATTATCTTCTTGCATCAAGAATCCTGTCTGGCTTGATTGTCATGTTTTCCAGATGTATGAATATATTCAGCTGAGTCTTCTTCATGCATAAAGAAGTGGGGAAAACAACTACCATTTctgattcatttcattttatggGAATGTTTATAAAGTGGTGTAAAAGTATTTCCTACTtgtaaatttcttgtgtttttttttctgtcatgctTAAATGTTTAAGGTTAAGAAATGCACTTATATCAGAAATCCTGTGTAAAACTGAACCAAAGTTAATGACTTGACTACATTTTTAAGGTAGcaattgctttctttttttccgtcaataagtaaaatcaatatctggaaattacattttacaggtTCTCTTCGTCTTATACTAAATTGGTTTGACGTTCTGAAGCATTTAAGTGTAatagaaagcaaaaataaatgtatatgttGGCAAATACTTTTTCGCAGGACTGTAACTAGTTCAGCGCATCGATCTGTTTGAATTACGGTGTCAGTAATTTTCCAAGCATTTTTGGCACGTTTGTATTTCCTTTGTATTTATGTCTTACTGTGCAACTtctaacagaaaaatacaaagcaaTTTGTTTCAGAATAGGTAAAGCTGcgattttattcataaatatcaaaaagcataaaataatcCCATGAGATTCACATGCGATTTATCTCGGGACTTTGGTTGGGTCACGATGGGATCTTTAATAAACTTCTCCCCAGGAAAAGCTGCCAGACACATCCACTGTTTCATTCACGGAACAAAATGACGGTTTTAGAAACTACTTGAGGGCTTTTAGCAACCCACTTAGCAGAAAGCCATTACAGCAAGTATACAGTGTGGTCATTGTTTTAGCTCTGCTGCTTTAGTTGGGTTTAATAGATTTTGGAAATGTCTGGAGTTTCCCACTTTTTCTCACTGAAAACGTAAACAGATATTTAATGGGTTGGAGACCCTCTGAAACAAACATCTGTATTATCCGTTTGAGTTCTCAGCGTCAGGacttttattaaacaaatcaaacacagCGACGTTGACGTGTTTGTTTGTCTCCCTGTCAGGCGTGCATCGACGAAAACGCAGAGATGGTGCAGTTTCTGGTGGAGAACGGGAGCGACGTCAACAGAGGGGACAATGAGGGCTGGACTCCTCTGCACGCTGCAGCTTCCTGCGGCTTCATCC from Poecilia reticulata strain Guanapo linkage group LG6, Guppy_female_1.0+MT, whole genome shotgun sequence includes these protein-coding regions:
- the pnpla2 gene encoding patatin-like phospholipase domain-containing protein 2, producing MFPLDSPWSISFAGCGFLGIYHIGVASCLLEQAPFLVQNARHIYGASAGALTATALVTGVCLGDAGASIIEVAKEARKRLLGPMHPTFNLVKIVRQVLRRTLPADSPHRANGRLGISLTRVADGENVLVSHFNNKEELIQACVCSAYIPVYCGLIPPTLQGVRYVDGGISDNLPQYELKNTITVSPFSGESDICPRDTSTNIHELRFTNTSIQFTLTNLYRVSRALFPPNPMVMKGMCKQGYKDALHFLKRNGLLSYTGPQTDRPLLANREEHKACDEERAEKNNKAEEKPQVEAKVELHASSSLDEHIIEYLPPAVHKALLEACLERRSLVQSLGNLLPFRMASALMLPYTLPLESAVSLTLRLLEWLPDVQEDVGWIREQIVKILQRLLHQASRNFSQHVSARLFCHLELHHYRYLPSKPSSSNLFPAWMNSSGSSMQDVFDRYKNRLLSGVLCIDMDLQGSFKTGRIPPETSRVASFFQQDFAECKGYFNNPQGGKPAKPLSRSKSFW